The following are from one region of the Hymenobacter sp. YIM 151858-1 genome:
- a CDS encoding alkaline phosphatase D family protein, protein MSHTRFFWHRVALRASTWGTGCLLLATLAGTASAQSAVVPAVVTLTQTAARSTTKPTKTKPVRGAATLLRSGPMVGYSEMREVMLWVQTTSPATAHIEYWEKGKPDERYQTAEVETNETSGLTAHLLADKVQPGHRYEYALYLNRRPVARPYPLEFQSQELWQWRKDPANFRMAMGSCTYVNEAAYDRPGAPYASDYGIFTAIDQQKPDLMLWLGDNVYLREADWNTRTGIWHRNAHTRALPEMQPLLGRTHNYALWDDHDYGPNDSGYSFAHKQLTLEAFKQFWANPNYEQGGGGITGTFQWNDVQFFLMDDRWLRSANKLPTANASYLGETQLQWLVDALASSTATFKFVAVGGQVLNPAKVFENYSNYEQERSRLLNAIAAARIPGVIFLSGDRHHTELTRLERPTGYPLYDLTVSPLTSAPALGARDEANTSRVDGTLVMQRNFAILDVSGPHFDRRLQIRIHDAKGKLLWEQSLAAKDLR, encoded by the coding sequence ATGTCGCATACCCGTTTTTTTTGGCACCGCGTAGCCCTGCGTGCGAGCACCTGGGGCACGGGCTGCCTGCTGCTGGCAACTTTGGCAGGTACCGCCTCGGCGCAGTCGGCTGTTGTTCCGGCAGTAGTCACCCTCACGCAAACCGCCGCCCGCTCTACCACCAAACCAACCAAAACCAAACCTGTACGTGGGGCCGCCACCCTGCTGCGCTCCGGCCCCATGGTGGGCTATTCCGAAATGCGCGAGGTAATGCTGTGGGTGCAAACCACCAGCCCGGCCACCGCGCACATCGAGTATTGGGAGAAAGGCAAACCCGACGAGCGTTACCAAACCGCCGAAGTAGAAACCAACGAAACCAGCGGCCTGACCGCGCACCTGCTGGCCGATAAGGTGCAGCCGGGCCACCGCTACGAGTACGCGCTGTACCTCAACCGCCGGCCCGTGGCCCGGCCGTATCCGCTGGAGTTCCAAAGCCAGGAGCTGTGGCAGTGGCGCAAAGACCCCGCGAACTTCCGGATGGCCATGGGCAGCTGCACCTACGTGAACGAGGCCGCCTACGACCGGCCCGGCGCGCCCTACGCCTCCGATTACGGCATCTTCACGGCCATCGATCAGCAGAAGCCCGACCTGATGCTGTGGCTGGGCGACAACGTGTACCTGCGCGAGGCCGACTGGAACACCCGCACCGGCATTTGGCACCGCAACGCCCACACCCGCGCCCTGCCCGAAATGCAGCCGCTGCTGGGGCGCACCCACAACTACGCCCTCTGGGACGACCACGATTACGGCCCCAACGACTCGGGCTATTCCTTTGCGCATAAGCAACTCACGCTCGAAGCCTTTAAGCAATTCTGGGCCAACCCCAACTACGAGCAGGGCGGGGGCGGCATCACGGGCACGTTTCAGTGGAACGATGTGCAGTTCTTCCTGATGGACGACCGGTGGCTGCGTTCGGCCAATAAGCTGCCCACCGCCAACGCCAGCTACCTCGGCGAAACCCAGTTGCAGTGGCTTGTTGATGCCCTGGCCAGCAGCACCGCTACGTTTAAGTTTGTGGCCGTGGGCGGGCAGGTGCTCAACCCAGCCAAGGTGTTCGAAAACTACAGCAACTACGAGCAGGAGCGCAGCCGCCTGCTTAATGCCATTGCCGCGGCCCGCATACCCGGCGTTATTTTCCTGAGCGGCGACCGGCACCACACCGAGCTAACGCGCCTGGAGCGCCCCACTGGCTACCCACTCTACGACCTGACGGTGTCGCCGCTGACGAGTGCACCCGCCCTAGGTGCCCGCGACGAAGCCAACACCAGCCGGGTAGACGGCACCCTCGTGATGCAGCGCAACTTCGCCATCCTCGATGTGT